One genomic window of Salvia miltiorrhiza cultivar Shanhuang (shh) chromosome 4, IMPLAD_Smil_shh, whole genome shotgun sequence includes the following:
- the LOC131020793 gene encoding histone H3-like centromeric protein CENH3 isoform X3: MARVKQSAKKSTSRKFSQATPSTSTPQSAARRSPRTGTPSRTEAGAKKKRRNRPGTVALREIRKYQKSWNLLIPAAPFIRTVKEISFQFAPSVGRWQAEALVALQEAAEDYIVKLFEEAMLCAIHAKRVTLMKKDFELARRIGGIGRPW, from the exons ATGGCGAGAGTCAAACAGAGCGCCAAGAAATCCACGAGCCGGAAATTCTCCC aagcaactCCGTCAACTTCAACTCCACAG TCTGCTGCGAGAAGAAGCCCTCGGACTGGCACACCAT CTAGGACTGAGGCAGGAGCAAAGAAAAAGCGCCGGAACCGGCCGGGGACGGTGGCTTTACGTGAGATAAGGAAATATCAAAAGTCTTGGAATCTTTTGATCCCTGCTGCTCCATTCATTCGAACT GTAAAAGAGATCAGTTTCCAGTTTGCTCCTAGCGTTGGACGTTGGCAAGCAGAAGCCTTAGTGGCTCTTCAGGAG GCTGCTGAGGATTACATAGTTAAGTTGTTTGAAGAGGCAATGCTATGTGCGATTCATGCAAAGCGCGTGACTCTAA TGAAAAAGGATTTCGAGCTGGCCAGGCGAATCGGAGGTATTGGGCGGCCTTGGTga
- the LOC131020793 gene encoding histone H3-like centromeric protein CENH3 isoform X2, whose protein sequence is MARVKQSAKKSTSRKFSQATPSTSTPQQSAARRSPRTGTPSRTEAGAKKKRRNRPGTVALREIRKYQKSWNLLIPAAPFIRTVKEISFQFAPSVGRWQAEALVALQEAAEDYIVKLFEEAMLCAIHAKRVTLMKKDFELARRIGGIGRPW, encoded by the exons ATGGCGAGAGTCAAACAGAGCGCCAAGAAATCCACGAGCCGGAAATTCTCCC aagcaactCCGTCAACTTCAACTCCACAG CAGTCTGCTGCGAGAAGAAGCCCTCGGACTGGCACACCAT CTAGGACTGAGGCAGGAGCAAAGAAAAAGCGCCGGAACCGGCCGGGGACGGTGGCTTTACGTGAGATAAGGAAATATCAAAAGTCTTGGAATCTTTTGATCCCTGCTGCTCCATTCATTCGAACT GTAAAAGAGATCAGTTTCCAGTTTGCTCCTAGCGTTGGACGTTGGCAAGCAGAAGCCTTAGTGGCTCTTCAGGAG GCTGCTGAGGATTACATAGTTAAGTTGTTTGAAGAGGCAATGCTATGTGCGATTCATGCAAAGCGCGTGACTCTAA TGAAAAAGGATTTCGAGCTGGCCAGGCGAATCGGAGGTATTGGGCGGCCTTGGTga
- the LOC131020793 gene encoding histone H3-like centromeric protein CENH3 isoform X1 produces the protein MARVKQSAKKSTSRKFSQATPSTSTPQVRRNLFNQSAARRSPRTGTPSRTEAGAKKKRRNRPGTVALREIRKYQKSWNLLIPAAPFIRTVKEISFQFAPSVGRWQAEALVALQEAAEDYIVKLFEEAMLCAIHAKRVTLMKKDFELARRIGGIGRPW, from the exons ATGGCGAGAGTCAAACAGAGCGCCAAGAAATCCACGAGCCGGAAATTCTCCC aagcaactCCGTCAACTTCAACTCCACAGGTACGGCGTAATCTGTTTAAT CAGTCTGCTGCGAGAAGAAGCCCTCGGACTGGCACACCAT CTAGGACTGAGGCAGGAGCAAAGAAAAAGCGCCGGAACCGGCCGGGGACGGTGGCTTTACGTGAGATAAGGAAATATCAAAAGTCTTGGAATCTTTTGATCCCTGCTGCTCCATTCATTCGAACT GTAAAAGAGATCAGTTTCCAGTTTGCTCCTAGCGTTGGACGTTGGCAAGCAGAAGCCTTAGTGGCTCTTCAGGAG GCTGCTGAGGATTACATAGTTAAGTTGTTTGAAGAGGCAATGCTATGTGCGATTCATGCAAAGCGCGTGACTCTAA TGAAAAAGGATTTCGAGCTGGCCAGGCGAATCGGAGGTATTGGGCGGCCTTGGTga
- the LOC131020794 gene encoding rhodanese-like domain-containing protein 4, chloroplastic — MEALNAAGLSPLSVLAKRSKPRKHLSAATIPQLKNQALSNPTEKNAAFSVSRNLQCGLVVLSSVMNSGFAKALTYEEALQQSVASGSDTAAGVLDTVISFAAENPLIVGGGLVVLAVPLVVSQLLSKPKPWGVETAKNAYAKLGGGGGGGGGDDANAQLLDIRAPLDVKEGGSPDIRALKKKPVAVPYRGADKPGFLSKLSLKFKQPENTTLFILDKFDGNSELVAELVTVNGFKAAYAIKDGAEGPRGWKNSGLPWIAPKKTVGIDLSGLTDSFGDVSEAVPLALGVAAAAGLGLLTFTEVDTILQVLGSAALVQLVSTKLLFAEDRKQTVRQIEEILNTKVAANELAGDIQKIGKALLPPVIYNSKALPAPAEAPAEAAAPPLAAEAAPEINSVSKAEVEEESLPAAPPRPLSPYPNYPDFKPPASPIPSRP; from the exons ATGGAGGCCCTCAATGCAGCAGGCTTGTCTCCACTCTCTGTTCTTGCAAAAAGATCAAAGCCCAGAAAGCATTTGTCAGCAGCCACCATTCCTCAGTTGAAGAACCAAGCACTCTCCAATCCCACTGAGAAGAATGCTGCCTTCTCTGTTTCAAGAAATCTGCAGTGTGGTTTGGTGGTCTTATCCTCAGTTATGAACTCCGGATTCGCCAAGGCGCTGACGTACGAGGAAGCCCTGCAGCAGTCAGTGGCCTCAGGATCAGACACTGCAGCTGGAGTTCTTGACACTGTCATCAGTTTTGCAGCCGAGAATCCGTTGATCGTTGGCGGCGGATTGGTGGTGCTGGCCGTGCCGCTGGTGGTCTCTCAGCTGCTCAGCAAGCCCAAGCCATGGGGAGTGGAGACTGCCAAGAATGCTTATGCAAAActgggtggtggtggtggtggtggtggtggtgatgatGCCAATGCTCAGCTGCTGGATATACGAGCCCCGTTGGACGTCAAGGAAGGCGGCAGCCCGGATATTCGAGCCCTGAAGAAGAAGCCGGTGGCGGTCCCATACAGAGGTGCAGACAAGCCCGGATTCTTGAGCAAGTTGTCTTTGAAGTTTAAGCAACCAGAAAACACCACTTTGTTCATTCTGGACAA ATTTGATGGAAACTCTGAACTTGTGGCTGAGCTGGTAACAGTCAATGGCTTCAAAGCTGCTTATGCCATCAAAGATGGTGCTGAAGGACCGCGAGGATGGAAG AACAGTGGCCTTCCTTGGATAGCTCCGAAGAAGACAGTGGGCATCGACCTGAGTGGTCTCACGGATTCGTTTGGG GACGTTTCTGAAGCCGTGCCTCTAGCCCTTGGCGTTGCAGCTGCTGCTGGTCTTGGACTATTAACCTTCACAGAG GTAGATACAATCCTCCAGGTCTTGGGATCAGCTGCTCTTGTTCAGCTTGTGAGCACGAAACTCCTGTTTGCAGAG GATAGGAAGCAAACTGTTCGACAGATTGAAGAGATCTTGAACACGAAAGTCGCTGCAAATGAGCTTGCTGGTGATATACAG AAAATCGGAAAGGCTCTTCTGCCACCGGTCATCTACAACAGCAAAGCCCTGCCTGCACCAGCAGAGGCACCAGCAGAGGCGGCCGCCCCTCCCCTAGCAGCCGAGGCAGCTCCAGAGATCAACTCTGTGTCTAaagcagaagttgaagaagaatcTCTTCCTGCTGCACCTCCGAGGCCTCTTTCACCATATCCTAAC TACCCCGATTTTAAGCCCCCGGCATCACCAATACCATCGCGGCCATGA
- the LOC131020795 gene encoding uncharacterized protein LOC131020795 produces MAKKRERRAGARADAQSESSQTAGAEKFTEPDRRRITTATVLLLVVVPFVSVVVYRILHAPSPTTSDLSYVYRRGLVTEKIDYRQVLQEHTMTSENSSRRNFENPVLAYITPWNSQGYEMAKKFSNKFTHLSPVWYELKSQGTKLVLEGRHNADKGWIADIKRTGNSQILPRVVLEATPLDLLKKKKQREKAIILIVAECKEMGYDGIVLESWSRWAAYGILHDPDMRITALQFVIQLGQAMHSVSLDQHKGQRLQLVYVIAPPRSKELEEYDFGPEDLRRLSDDVDGFSLMTYDFSGPQNPGPNAPLKWIHSTLQLLLDAASTDGRQKLAKKIFIGINFYGNDFVASGGLGGGPIVGREYLSLLEQHRPQLQWEKNSEEHFFLYVDNQDVRHVVFYPSLMSVATRLQEAASWNAGISIWEIGQGLEYFFDIL; encoded by the exons ATGGCTAAAAAGCGAGAACGCCGCGCCGGAGCTCGCGCCGACGCCCAGTCTGAATCGTCTCAGACGGCCGGCGCCGAAAAATTCACTGAACCAGATCGCAGACGCATAACCACCGCGACGGTATTATTGCTCGTTGTAGTTCCTTTCGTTTCCGTAGTAGTATACCGTATACTGCACGCGCCGTCTCCGACTACCTCCGACCTATCGTATGTCTACCGCCGAGGCCTCGTTACTGAGAAAATTGACTACCGCCAAGTTCTCCAG GAGCATACGATGACCTCGGAGAATTCGTCTCGAAGAAATTTTGAAAATCCTGTGCTCGCCTACATTACTCCATG GAATTCGCAAGGGTATGAAATGGCAAAGAAGTTCAGCAATAAGTTTACTCATCTTTCCCCTGTGTGGTACGAACTAAAGAG CCAGGGAACAAAATTGGTTCTGGAAGGAAGACATAATGCGGATAAAGGTTGGATCGCAGATATCAAGAGGACTGGAAATTCTCAG ATTTTACCTAGGGTTGTTTTGGAAGCAACTCCTCTGGATCtgctgaaaaagaaaaaacaaagggAGAAAGCAATCATTCTTATTGTGGCAGAGTGCAA GGAAATGGGATATGATGGTATCGTGTTGGAGTCCTGGTCAAGATGGGCGGCCTATGGAATTTTGCATGATCCAGACATGCGAATTACA GCTCTGCAGTTTGTCATCCAGCTCGGACAAGCCATGCATTCCGTGAGCCTGGACCAGCATAAAGGGCAGAGATTGCAATTAGTGTACGTCATAGCTCCACCTCGCTCGAAAGAGTTGGAAGAATATGATTTTGGCCCAGAAGATCTTCGAAGATTGAGTGATGATGTGGATGGCTTCTCTCTGATGACTTATGACTTCTCAGGTCCGCAGAATCCAGGTCCAAATGCACCTTTGAAGTGGATTCACTCTACCTTGCAACTTCTCCTTGATGCCGCCAGCACCGATGGTCGTCAGAAACTAGCTAAAAAGATTTTCATCGGCATCAATTTCTATGGGAACGATTTTGTTGCGTCTGGAG GTTTAGGCGGCGGACCCATCGTGGGAAGGGAGTATCTATCTTTGCTGGAGCAGCACAGGCCCCAGCTCCAGTGGGAGAAGAACAGCGAGGAGCATTTCTTCCTGTACGTCGACAATCAGGACGTTAGGCACGTCGTGTTCTACCCGTCGCTCATGTCAGTCGCGACGCGGCTGCAGGAGGCTGCTTCCTGGAATGCTGGCATCTCAATCTGGGAAATTGGTCAGGGGTTGGAGTATTTCTTCGATATCTTGTGA